GAAAAGACGTCCGTATCGCCGGCATGGTAGACCGCCTGGCCTTCGGCCTTGATGACGAAGCCGGTGCATTCACCGAGGTAGATCGGCATGCCGTCGCGCCGCGTGCTGGAGGAATGCACGGCCCGCACCATGGATATCGAGAGCCCGTCCAGCGTCGCCGTGCCGCCGATGTTCATGCTCAAACAGTTTTCCACGCCCTGGGCCCCGAGCCAGGAGCAGATCTCGGCAATGGCGACCACCTGGGCCCCATGGCGGCCGGCCAGGTCGACGGTGTCGCCGACGTGATCATCGTGGCCATGGCTGACGAGAATCAGGTCGATGTCTTGCAGCGCCTCGACGGCACCCGGCGGCGCCAGCGGATTGGCGCTGAGATAGGGGTCGATCAGCAGGTTCTTGCCGGCCGCCTCGAGGCGTACCGCGGAATGTCCCAGCCATTGGATTTCCATCTCTTTCTCCCTTGTCTGTTCCTGTTAAGCCGCTTGGCCGCGAGTAACAACCCGCCCGGCCACCCGCACCCCCAATTCGCCTCCTATGCTTGGCGCAGCATGATCGCCAACTGGCTCTGGCGAAAGGGCTTCGATTCCTGCCTCGTTCACCTTGCCGCTTTGGGCTTCTCGCCGTTCGGGTCCGCCTCGGGCAGGCGCCAACCGAACGGCAGGGTGGCGCCCTCGGTGATGGCCTGGCTCAGGTCGGTACCCCTGAGCCGGGCGCCGGCCAGATTGGCGCCGGAGAGGTCGCTGCGCATCTCGCCGGTGGTGGTGCCGGAGCGGTCCCGGATTTCGGTTGCGCCCAGCACCGCGTTGCTTAAATCGGCGCCACTGAGGTTGGCCTTGCACAGCCGGCTGCCACTCAGGTCGGCGGCGGAGAGATTGGCGTGTTTGAGGTTGGCTTCGCTGAAATCAACCATCTTCAAGGTACAGCCCGAGAAGTCACAGTTCGCCAACACGGTGCTCTGCATGCTGGCGCCGCTGAGGTCCAGGCCGGCGAAGACGACGTTCGGGAAACTCTGGCCATCGAGCACCGTGCGCTCGCCCTCGGCGCCGAAGCTGTCGACCCACTCGCGATGCCGTTGGATGGTCTGCTGCACGTCCTGGGATAGGTTCTCGACATAGGTCACGACCCGGGCCTGGTCGAGATTGGCGTGATCGAGGTCGACATCGACCAGGATGGTGCCGACGATCTCGGCGCCGCGCAGGTTGGTGCCCTGAACCTTGGCCCCTTGCAACCGGGCGCCGCTGAGATTGGTTTTTTCCAGGTTCGAGCCGCTCAGATCGGCACCTGCCAAATCGGCGCCCATGAGGTTCGAACCGGTCAGGTTGGCGCCCTTGAGGTTAGCGCCGTTCAGCACCGCACCATCGAGATCGGCCTGGGCGATGCTGGCGTTTTCCAGGGCCGCGTCCGAGAGGTCGGCGGCGGCCATGCGCTGGCGCCGCTTGATCAGATCCCCCTTGCCGCCCTCGCCCTTGGATATCTCGCCGCTGGTCAGCAGCAGCGATCCCTTGCGCAGATCGGCACCATCGAGGTTGGCCAGGGTCAAGTTGGCGCCGCGCAACTGGGCGCCGCGCAGATCGGCGCCACTGAGGTTGGCTTCGCGCAGGTCGGCACGTTCCAAGGTGGCGCCGAAGAGGTCGGCCTCGGAAAGGTCGGCCTCTCTGAGGACGCAACGCTGCAGGTCGATGCCGGTCAGGATGGCGCCCTTGAGATTGATGCCGGGCAGTTTGATGCCGGCCAGTACCTGATGGGCCAAATTGGCACGCTGCCCGCCGCGCCGGCCGTGTATCCAAAGCTGGTGCTTCTTGATGATGTCGACGAATTCGGCTGGCGTCATGGTCAGGCCACCATCGGCCTCCTCTATTGGGCAACTTAGCATATCCGCCGCCCAATGGCAGCATTTGGTTCGCGATTCCTATCGCTTTTCTAGTGCTGCCAGGGCCCTGTCGAGTTCCGCCGCCACGGCCAGCCAGTCGCCGGCAGCGGTTTGGCGAAACAGCCGCATGGTCGGGTACCAGGGCGAATCCGGGCGTTCCTCCTGCCAGCGCCAATCGGCCGTGTTGTGCAGCAACAACCAGGTCGGGCAGCCCAGCGCCCCGGCCAGATGGGGCACCGAGGTGTCGGTGCTGATGACCAGGTCGAGCGCCGCCAGCGCCGCCGCGGTGTCGGCGAAGCTTTCCAGGTGCGGTGCCAGATCGACGAAGGCGCCGGTTTCGGCCAGCACTTCGAGGTCAGCTGGCGGCGCCGTGAGGGTGAGGCCGAAAAAGTTCAGCCCAAAGCGGCCGGCCAGCGGCGCCAGCAGCTCGACCGGGCAGGTCCGCAGGCGGTTGACCGGGTTTTCGGCATTGCCCGACCAGCAAAGCCCCACCTTGATGCCATCTCCGGCCTTCAGCGCCTGCTCCAGCTTGCCCGCCGCCGGCCGTGGCGGCCAGAGGTAGGGCACCTGCGCGGGGATGCTGTCGAGCGTCGTGGCGAAGATGCCGGGCAGGCTGAGCAGCGGTACGTGGAGATCGAAATCGGGCAGCTCGTCGGCCGGCGTCACCACCGCGTCGAGGCCCGGGCAGGTGGCCAGCAGGGCGGCCAGCGAGACCGGTGAGAGCAGCGTCAGCCGTTCCACCCGGGACCGGGCCAGGGCCAGATAACGCACGAACTGCAGCGCGTCGCCGAAGCCCTGCTCGCAGTGCACCAGCAGGTGGCCGGCGAAGGCCCGGCCGTCCCAGGGCGCCGCCGGCGACAGCCGGCTGGGACCGTCGGGACAGTCGAAGCGGTATTCGTAGCCTGGCCAGGCCTCGGCGTACTCGCCGCGGCGCAAGTGGATGAGGGCGACGTTGAAGTGGGCCTCGGGGCGTTCGGGATCGAGCTCGAAGACGCGGTCGTAGGCCGCCAGGCAGTCGGCGTCGCGGCCCTGGCGCTCGAGCGAATCGGCAAGGCGGAAGGCCGCTTCGACGTTGTCGGGCCGGCGCGCCACGGCTTGGCGGAAAAGTGCCTCGCCGCCCTTCAGGTCGTCGGCCTCGAGGCGCAGGCCACCGAGCCGGCAGAGCGCGCGCGCGTCCTCGGGTTGCTCTTCGGCAAGGTCCCGGAAAAGCGCCTCCGCCTGCTCGTGCCGGCCGCTGTCGGCCAGCGTCGCGGCCAGGGCATGGCGGGCGTCGAGGTGGCCGGGATCGGCTGCCATCACGGTTTTCAAATGCCGCTCGGCCTTGGCCAAAAGGCCGGTGTTGGCGGCATGGACGCCGGCGATCAGGTTGGCCACCGGCCGCCCCGGCTCCAGCGCCAGCGCGCGCTCGGCTGCCTGGGCCGCCTGCTCCGGCCGGTCGGCCATCTCGAAAGCCGTGGCCAGCGCCGTCAGGGCGTCGGCCCGGATCTCCTGGGGCGCCCTGTCGGCCTCTTGCATCAGCGCCTGCAAGTCCTCGAAGGCGCCGCGATCCGCCAGCAGCCGGGCCAGTCGGGTCCAGAGATCGGTCAGCGCCACACCGGCCGCCAGGGCGCGCCGGTAAAGGGCCTCGGCGGCGGCGGTCTGGCCGGTCTCCTGCAGCGCCCGGCCGTGGAAGTAAAAGAGTTCGGGCAACGCCTCGGCGTGTTCGCTCAGCGCCGCCAGCAAGGGCAGCGCCGCGCCGTGGTCACCGGCCTCGCTCAGCGCCAGGGCGCGTTCGAAGAGTGCCTGTTGATCGCCGCTCTCTGCCATCGCCGCCAGAATACGGAACCCCACGGGGGTCGCCAAGGGCGGCTCTTCACCTGGGACCCGGAATGGCCTATGAGGGAGAGCAGCGAAAGAAGGGCGGCCATTCAGGGAGCGGACCATGATCTATGAACTCAGGGCCTACACCGTCGTGCCCGGCCGGGCGCCGGACCTCGTCAAGCTTTCAGCCGATGTCGGCCGGCCCATCCGGGGCAACGACTACGGCACCCTCGAGGGCTATTGGCTGAGCGAGTTCGGGCCCCTCAACCAGGTCGTCCATCTCTGGAGCCACGCCGATCTCAACGCCCGCCAAGACGCCCGCGCCCGGCTGGGCCAAAACAAGGCCTGGACCAGCGACTTCATTCCCCAGGCTTTGCCCCTGATCCAGAAGCAGGAAATCAAGCTGATGACGGCGGTCAAGCCGCTGAATGCGCCGACCAGCCAGGGCAACGTCTACGAATACCGCTACTACCGGGCCAAAACCGGCAAGGTCAGGGAATTCGCCGATATCCTGCATGGCGCCTTTC
This region of Alphaproteobacteria bacterium genomic DNA includes:
- a CDS encoding metal-dependent hydrolase, which produces MEIQWLGHSAVRLEAAGKNLLIDPYLSANPLAPPGAVEALQDIDLILVSHGHDDHVGDTVDLAGRHGAQVVAIAEICSWLGAQGVENCLSMNIGGTATLDGLSISMVRAVHSSSTRRDGMPIYLGECTGFVIKAEGQAVYHAGDTDVFSDMALIQKIHAPTVGLLPIGGHFTMSPETAALACNEFLELDIVVPMHFATFPVLAPDASEFSAAVKRGRVEVLSPGGSLTL
- a CDS encoding pentapeptide repeat-containing protein, producing the protein MTPAEFVDIIKKHQLWIHGRRGGQRANLAHQVLAGIKLPGINLKGAILTGIDLQRCVLREADLSEADLFGATLERADLREANLSGADLRGAQLRGANLTLANLDGADLRKGSLLLTSGEISKGEGGKGDLIKRRQRMAAADLSDAALENASIAQADLDGAVLNGANLKGANLTGSNLMGADLAGADLSGSNLEKTNLSGARLQGAKVQGTNLRGAEIVGTILVDVDLDHANLDQARVVTYVENLSQDVQQTIQRHREWVDSFGAEGERTVLDGQSFPNVVFAGLDLSGASMQSTVLANCDFSGCTLKMVDFSEANLKHANLSAADLSGSRLCKANLSGADLSNAVLGATEIRDRSGTTTGEMRSDLSGANLAGARLRGTDLSQAITEGATLPFGWRLPEADPNGEKPKAAR
- a CDS encoding tetratricopeptide repeat protein is translated as MGFRILAAMAESGDQQALFERALALSEAGDHGAALPLLAALSEHAEALPELFYFHGRALQETGQTAAAEALYRRALAAGVALTDLWTRLARLLADRGAFEDLQALMQEADRAPQEIRADALTALATAFEMADRPEQAAQAAERALALEPGRPVANLIAGVHAANTGLLAKAERHLKTVMAADPGHLDARHALAATLADSGRHEQAEALFRDLAEEQPEDARALCRLGGLRLEADDLKGGEALFRQAVARRPDNVEAAFRLADSLERQGRDADCLAAYDRVFELDPERPEAHFNVALIHLRRGEYAEAWPGYEYRFDCPDGPSRLSPAAPWDGRAFAGHLLVHCEQGFGDALQFVRYLALARSRVERLTLLSPVSLAALLATCPGLDAVVTPADELPDFDLHVPLLSLPGIFATTLDSIPAQVPYLWPPRPAAGKLEQALKAGDGIKVGLCWSGNAENPVNRLRTCPVELLAPLAGRFGLNFFGLTLTAPPADLEVLAETGAFVDLAPHLESFADTAAALAALDLVISTDTSVPHLAGALGCPTWLLLHNTADWRWQEERPDSPWYPTMRLFRQTAAGDWLAVAAELDRALAALEKR
- a CDS encoding NIPSNAP family protein encodes the protein MIYELRAYTVVPGRAPDLVKLSADVGRPIRGNDYGTLEGYWLSEFGPLNQVVHLWSHADLNARQDARARLGQNKAWTSDFIPQALPLIQKQEIKLMTAVKPLNAPTSQGNVYEYRYYRAKTGKVREFADILHGAFPVREKYSPNVGLWISEAGQPNGVSHMWVYESLNQRFEARAAAMQDKEWQAALGQAGPLLEEMHSMILLPVGFSPMQ